Proteins encoded within one genomic window of Cyprinus carpio isolate SPL01 chromosome B22, ASM1834038v1, whole genome shotgun sequence:
- the LOC109062934 gene encoding retinol dehydrogenase 7-like isoform X1 produces the protein MLLSLLKCPVNLPKTDSINLKIKRIGMFLLKSSSQPSYLWITLTQASQKKGLTAIQCDWRLEIVALSDRISFRDKDADPLQITHQTRSGPPAPEPRREKQLFTKHLRRITQEAETMYEYLSNNCTCTYVLGAFVLLWVLVWFYRDNLEITKVSEKHVFVTGCDSGFGHLLCKLLDKRGFRVLAGCFTEKGADDLKSATGPFLKTCILDVTSTTSIQKALEWTKKEVGDKGLWGLVNNAGRSLPMGPSEWMKIEDFQSTLKVNMTGMIEMTMDFLPLVKKARGRVVNVASVLGRVAANGGGYCISKFAVESFSDCLRRDIQNFGVNVCIIEPGFFKTQVTSLEPIERELHRLWNQLTPEVQESYGDKYLDKYIKIQRLIMNTICDSDLSKVTNCMEHALLAVHPRTRYSAGWDAKLLWIPLSYMPACVVDIALKLVLPKPAKSV, from the exons ATGCTCCTGTCATTGCTTAAGTGTCCTGTCAACCTCCCAAAAACTGATTCGATCAACCTAAAAATAAAGCGTATTGGCATGTTTCTCCTTAAAAGTTCCTCCCAGCCCAGCTATTTGTGGATCACGCTTACACAAGCCTCACAAAAAAAAGGCCTAACAGCAATACAGTGTGATTGGAGATTAGAAATTGTGGCTCTGTCTGATAGAATCAGCTTTAGGGATAAAGACGCAGACCCACTTCAGATCACTCACCAAACGCGTTCAGGACCTCCAGCTCCAGAGCCAAGAAGGGAAAAG CAATTGTTTACAAAACATCTTCGCAGAATCACTCAGGAGGCAGAAACGATGTACGAGTACTTGAG TAACAATTGTACATGCACATATGTCTTGGGTGCGTTTGTGCTGCTATGGGTGCTGGTGTGGTTCTACCGGGACAACTTGGAGATCACCAAGGTCTCGGAGAAACACGTTTTTGTGACCGGTTGCGACTCTGGGTTCGGACATCTACTGTGCAAGCTCCTGGACAAACGTGGTTTCCGTGTCCTAGCCGGGTGTTTCACGGAAAAGGGCGCAGATGATCTGAAGAGTGCGACAGGACCCTTCCTTAAGACCTGCATCTTGGACGTGACCAGCACGACCAGCATTCAGAAGGCTTTGGAATGGACCAAAAAAGAAGTTGGAGATAAAG GACTTTGGGGTCTCGTGAACAATGCAGGACGCTCCCTTCCCATGGGTCCATCAGAATGGATGAAAATCGAAGACTTCCAAAGCacacttaaagtcaacatgactgGCATGATTGAGATGACGATGGACTTCTTGCCTCTTGTCAAAAAGGCCCGTGGACGAGTGGTGAATGTGGCGTCAGTGTTGGGAAGAGTGGCAGCTAACGGCGGAGGATATTGCATTTCAAAGTTCGCAGTGGAGAGCTTCTCTGATTGTCTCAG GAGGGACATCCAGAATTTTGGGGTCAATGTGTGCATCATTGAACCTGGTTTCTTCAAGACTCAGGTGACCAGCTTGGAGCCCATCGAGAGGGAACTTCATCGCCTCTGGAACCAATTGACCCCTGAAGTGCAGGAGAGTTATGGAGACAAATACTTGGATAAAT ACATCAAGATCCAGAGGCTGATCATGAACACCATATGCGACTCTGACCTCAGTAAAGTGACCAACTGCATGGAACACGCCCTGCTGGCCGTCCACCCAAGAACACGCTACAGCGCAGGCTGGGACGCCAAGCTCTTGTGGATTCCCTTGTCTTATATGCCTGCTTGTGTTGTAGATATCGCGCTGAAGCTGGTGTTGCCAAAGCCTGCAAAAAGTGTATGA
- the LOC109062934 gene encoding retinol dehydrogenase 7-like isoform X2 — protein MYEYLSNNCTCTYVLGAFVLLWVLVWFYRDNLEITKVSEKHVFVTGCDSGFGHLLCKLLDKRGFRVLAGCFTEKGADDLKSATGPFLKTCILDVTSTTSIQKALEWTKKEVGDKGLWGLVNNAGRSLPMGPSEWMKIEDFQSTLKVNMTGMIEMTMDFLPLVKKARGRVVNVASVLGRVAANGGGYCISKFAVESFSDCLRRDIQNFGVNVCIIEPGFFKTQVTSLEPIERELHRLWNQLTPEVQESYGDKYLDKYIKIQRLIMNTICDSDLSKVTNCMEHALLAVHPRTRYSAGWDAKLLWIPLSYMPACVVDIALKLVLPKPAKSV, from the exons ATGTACGAGTACTTGAG TAACAATTGTACATGCACATATGTCTTGGGTGCGTTTGTGCTGCTATGGGTGCTGGTGTGGTTCTACCGGGACAACTTGGAGATCACCAAGGTCTCGGAGAAACACGTTTTTGTGACCGGTTGCGACTCTGGGTTCGGACATCTACTGTGCAAGCTCCTGGACAAACGTGGTTTCCGTGTCCTAGCCGGGTGTTTCACGGAAAAGGGCGCAGATGATCTGAAGAGTGCGACAGGACCCTTCCTTAAGACCTGCATCTTGGACGTGACCAGCACGACCAGCATTCAGAAGGCTTTGGAATGGACCAAAAAAGAAGTTGGAGATAAAG GACTTTGGGGTCTCGTGAACAATGCAGGACGCTCCCTTCCCATGGGTCCATCAGAATGGATGAAAATCGAAGACTTCCAAAGCacacttaaagtcaacatgactgGCATGATTGAGATGACGATGGACTTCTTGCCTCTTGTCAAAAAGGCCCGTGGACGAGTGGTGAATGTGGCGTCAGTGTTGGGAAGAGTGGCAGCTAACGGCGGAGGATATTGCATTTCAAAGTTCGCAGTGGAGAGCTTCTCTGATTGTCTCAG GAGGGACATCCAGAATTTTGGGGTCAATGTGTGCATCATTGAACCTGGTTTCTTCAAGACTCAGGTGACCAGCTTGGAGCCCATCGAGAGGGAACTTCATCGCCTCTGGAACCAATTGACCCCTGAAGTGCAGGAGAGTTATGGAGACAAATACTTGGATAAAT ACATCAAGATCCAGAGGCTGATCATGAACACCATATGCGACTCTGACCTCAGTAAAGTGACCAACTGCATGGAACACGCCCTGCTGGCCGTCCACCCAAGAACACGCTACAGCGCAGGCTGGGACGCCAAGCTCTTGTGGATTCCCTTGTCTTATATGCCTGCTTGTGTTGTAGATATCGCGCTGAAGCTGGTGTTGCCAAAGCCTGCAAAAAGTGTATGA
- the LOC109056092 gene encoding glutaminase liver isoform, mitochondrial-like, which yields MRLKTHSRARLCRQLFATRNRLNSPFNASDFRFRLVGYWKMISFRTLRLTNVGVVGLLAKDIAKSSSTCQNVTRRSFGLSSRVHARQEIITPASADLPTSKKHVTNKGLFSGLEDMLFYTITEGAEKVPVSHFIAAVKSTGLLTSDPRLRDCMEKIRKAVQESAGEVMMDRELFRKCVGGNIVLLSLAFRRKFIIPEFEAFVGVINDIYYTSKLQHDGQVAKYIPHLTKFSPDLWGVSLCTVDGQRHSVGDTKVPFCLQSCVKPLEYAIAVHEHGTERIHHYVGKEPSGFKFNKLSLDEENKPHNPMVNAGAIVISSLIKPGVNKAEKFDYVMEFVKKMTGREYVGFSNATFQSEKETGDRNYAIGYYLKEKKCFPVGADMIDALDFYFQLCAIEVTCESGSVMAATLANGGICPITGERVLSTEAVRNTLSLMHSCGMYDYSGQFAFHVGLPAKSGVSGAILLVVPNVMGVMCWSPPVDKVGNSVRGIRFCQELVSMFNFHNYDNLRHFLKKQDPRRQSGDDRNKSVVNLMFAAHSGDVSALRRFALSSMEMELKDYDSRTPLHIAAAEGHMDVVLFLSQSCKVNPFVKDRWGNIPRDDAMQFGHEDVVKVLEEYEQNYSLQTSQTDTEDHSHQSKCSSLEG from the exons ATGCGCCTCAAAACACACAGCCGCGCGAGACTCTGCAGACAGTTATTTGCGACACGGAATAGGTTGAATTCGCCTTTCAACGCTTCAGACTTTAGATTTCGTCTTGTGGGATACTGGAAAATGATCTCTTTCAGGACCCTGCGACTGACCAACGTCGGAGTTGTTGGTTTACTGGCGAAAGACATCGCAAAAAGCAGCTCAACGTGTCAGAATGTGACGCGGAGGTCGTTCGGTTTATCTTCGCGCGTTCACGCGAGGCAAGAAATTATCACCCCTGCTTCCGCGGATCTACCTACATCGAAAAA ACACGTGACCAATAAAGGTCTGTTCTCTGGACTAGAGGACATGCTTTTCTACACTATAACTGAAGGAGCAGAGAAAGTTCCTGTGTCTCATTTCATTGct GCAGTGAAAAGCACCGGCcttctgacctctgaccccagatTGCGCGACTGCATGGAAAAGATCCGCAAAGCTGTCCAGGAATCAGCCGGTGAGGTCATGATGGACCGTGAGCTGTTCCGGAA GTGTGTGGGTGGCAACATAGTCCTGCTGAGTCTCGCTTTCAGACGGAAGTTTATCATTCCAGAATTTGAGGCATTTGTGGGTGTCATAAATGATATTTACTACACATCAAAACTGCAACATGATGGACAG gTTGCAAAATACATTCCCCATCTGACCAAGTTTAGTCCTGATCTTTGGGGTGTTTCTCTCTGCACAGTGGATGGACAGAG GCACTCGGTGGGAGACACAAAGGTGCCGTTCTGTTTGCAGTCGTGCGTGAAGCCGCTTGAATACGCCATCGCTGTACACGAGCACGGCACGGAGCGCATTCACCACTACGTAGGGAAGGAGCCCAGCGGATTCAAATTCAACAAACTCTCCCTAGATGAAGAAA ATAAACCTCACAATCCCATGGTCAATGCCGGAGCAATTGTCATCAGTTCACTTATTaag cCAGGTGTCAACAAGGCCGAGAAGTTTGACTAT GTGATGGAGTTTGTGAAGAAAATGACAGGCAGGGAGTATGTGGGCTTCAGCAACGCAAC GTTCCAGTCTGAGAAGGAGACAGGAGACAGAAACTACGCGATAGGATACTACCTAAAAGAGAAGAAA TGTTTTCCTGTAGGGGCGGATATGATAGACGCACTGGACTTTTATTTCCAG TTGTGCGCCATAGAGGTCACGTGCGAGTCTGGCAGTGTAATGGCCGCCACACTGGCTAACGGAGGCATCTGTCCGATCACAGGAGAGAGAGTCCTGAGCACAGAAGCTGTACGAAACACGCTGAGTCTCATGCACTCCTGCGGGATGTACGACTACTCGGGACAGTTCGCTTTCCAT GTTGGATTACCTGCTAAATCTGGTGTGTCTGGTGCTATTCTTCTGGTGGTGCCGAACGTGATGGGTGTCATGTGTTGGTCGCCCCCTGTGGACAAAGTTGGGAACAGTGTCCGCGGAATTCGCTTCTGTCAG GAACTGGTGTCTATGTTCAACTTCCACAATTATGATAATCTGAGGCACTTCCTGAAGAAGCAGGACCCTCGCAGACAGTCTGGTGATGACAGG aataaatcagtgGTGAATCTGATGTTTGCAGCCCACAGTGGAGATGTCTCAGCTCTGAGAAG GTTTGCCCTTTCATCCATGGAAATGGAGCTGAAGGACTATGACTCTCGTACACCTCTTCACATAGCTGCTGCAGAGG GTCACATGGATGTTGTGCTATTTCTGTCACAGTCCTGCAAAGTAAACCCTTTTGTGAAAGACAG GTGGGGAAATATTCCTCGGGATGACGCCATGCAGTTCGGCCATGAGGATGTGGTGAAGGTCTTGGAGGAATATGAGCAAAACTATAGTCTGCAAACATCTCAGACTGACACAGAAGACCACAGTCATCAGTCCAAATGTTCATCTCTGGAGGGATGA